Proteins encoded in a region of the Mycolicibacterium neoaurum genome:
- a CDS encoding zinc-dependent alcohol dehydrogenase, which yields MRAAIFRGPGELAIEEVARDTPGHGEISVEVHAAATCGTDLKSYRRGHPKLFPTLPARFGHEFAGIIDAVGPGVQGFEVGQRVVAANTAPCGSCWACTKQRPSLCENLSFLNGAFAEQVVIPAPIVARNTYLLPDSVSFASAAPLEPLSTVVHGMAEAGVELGDTVAVNGCGPIGLMFIRLSKLRGARVIATDMSALRLAQAAEAGADVTVDLTEMSDTSERSAAVRHLTDGARGADIAIEAVGLPEVWEQTVEMLRPGGTAVLFGGPKAGARFSVDAVAMHYSEYTLKGVFHHTPQYVKVALDLLASGALDGESLISEVRPLEALVESLEDMAAGKGAKYLLDPRLAA from the coding sequence ATGAGAGCAGCGATCTTCCGCGGACCGGGAGAGCTCGCCATCGAAGAGGTCGCGCGTGACACCCCTGGCCACGGAGAAATCTCGGTGGAGGTGCACGCAGCTGCTACCTGCGGTACCGATCTCAAGTCGTACCGGCGTGGCCACCCGAAACTCTTCCCAACCCTGCCTGCCAGGTTCGGCCACGAGTTCGCCGGCATCATCGATGCGGTTGGTCCGGGGGTCCAGGGCTTCGAGGTCGGTCAGCGAGTTGTGGCAGCCAACACCGCGCCGTGCGGATCCTGCTGGGCTTGCACCAAACAGCGTCCCAGCCTGTGTGAGAACCTCAGCTTCCTCAATGGTGCCTTCGCCGAACAGGTGGTGATCCCAGCACCGATCGTCGCACGCAACACCTATCTGTTACCCGACTCGGTGTCGTTCGCCTCGGCTGCGCCGCTCGAGCCGCTGTCGACTGTTGTGCATGGGATGGCCGAAGCCGGTGTCGAGCTGGGCGACACGGTCGCCGTCAATGGTTGCGGTCCGATCGGGCTCATGTTCATCCGGCTGTCCAAGTTGCGGGGCGCCCGCGTGATCGCAACCGATATGTCCGCGCTTCGGCTGGCCCAGGCCGCAGAGGCGGGCGCCGACGTCACTGTCGATCTGACAGAGATGTCCGATACCTCGGAACGATCGGCGGCGGTGCGCCACCTCACCGATGGCGCCCGCGGTGCCGATATCGCGATCGAGGCCGTCGGGTTGCCCGAGGTCTGGGAACAGACGGTCGAGATGCTCCGCCCGGGTGGGACGGCGGTGTTGTTCGGCGGCCCGAAGGCCGGTGCGCGATTCTCGGTGGACGCTGTCGCGATGCACTACAGCGAGTACACGCTCAAGGGCGTGTTCCATCACACTCCGCAGTACGTCAAAGTCGCGCTTGACCTGTTGGCCAGCGGCGCGCTCGACGGTGAAAGTCTGATCAGCGAGGTGCGTCCGCTGGAGGCCCTGGTCGAAAGTCTCGAGGACATGGCCGCAGGCAAGGGCGCCAAGTACCTGTTGGACCCGAGGCTCGCGGCATGA
- a CDS encoding class II aldolase/adducin family protein: MSEELVLEAERTALVDYARRMVRDRLVVGTSGNLSLRCGDLIAVTPSGVDYDTMLPRDVPVVTMDGTVVDGSLKPTTELPFHLACHNRHGATAVVHTHSTAATALSLLCDELPLVHYQVAMFGGSVRVAPYATFGTEDLVANVNLAMRDRTGCILKHHGTLCIGDGLGKAYDRARQLEWLSDVWLRASAVGEPSLLDADEIADVVQRFESYGQPQRVEVSSAG; this comes from the coding sequence ATGAGCGAGGAGTTGGTACTCGAAGCTGAGCGCACGGCACTGGTCGATTACGCCCGGCGCATGGTCAGGGACCGGTTGGTGGTCGGCACATCGGGCAACCTGTCGCTCCGCTGTGGCGACCTGATTGCTGTCACGCCCTCGGGCGTCGACTACGACACCATGCTTCCCCGGGACGTCCCGGTGGTCACCATGGACGGGACCGTGGTCGATGGATCGTTGAAACCCACGACCGAGCTGCCTTTCCATCTGGCCTGCCACAATCGGCATGGCGCCACCGCTGTGGTGCACACACATTCGACAGCGGCGACGGCGTTGTCGCTGCTGTGCGACGAACTGCCGTTGGTGCACTATCAGGTCGCCATGTTCGGCGGTTCGGTGCGGGTGGCGCCCTATGCCACCTTCGGTACCGAAGATCTCGTTGCGAACGTGAACCTCGCGATGCGCGACCGCACAGGATGCATCCTCAAACATCACGGCACGTTGTGCATCGGTGACGGACTCGGTAAGGCCTATGACCGGGCTCGCCAGCTGGAGTGGCTTTCCGATGTCTGGCTGCGTGCCAGTGCGGTCGGAGAGCCGTCGCTGCTCGACGCCGACGAGATCGCCGATGTGGTGCAACGATTCGAGAGCTACGGTCAACCCCAGCGGGTGGAAGTGTCTTCAGCCGGCTGA
- a CDS encoding LysR family transcriptional regulator: MTDITLRQLRYFAVLGEELNYRRAAERLFITQPALSTAIKQLEHQFGVVLFHRNTREVTLTDLGAAWLPQVHQALSGVEAVVDNLLLLSGTRRGVLRVGYLIGTGADLLFRLVRHFESAYPEVTVEPIEFDFADPTAGLADGSTEVAIIRPPVDLPEHRVLILDSESWVACLPRDHRLADRTEVGIAELLDDPIVCAPLTAGTWRDYWLAMDVRGNRPPTIAAVAATYEAETTAIARGLGISFTTSSVARFYDRPGIVYVPISDRPLSHTALAWNPADLTPQADALVRLVQARWGVGGGDDSAQD, from the coding sequence TTGACCGATATCACGCTGCGGCAGCTCCGCTACTTCGCTGTGCTGGGTGAAGAGCTGAACTACCGCCGCGCCGCGGAACGACTGTTCATCACCCAGCCTGCGCTGTCCACCGCGATCAAACAGCTCGAGCATCAGTTCGGTGTGGTGCTCTTCCACCGCAACACCCGTGAGGTCACGCTGACCGACCTGGGCGCGGCCTGGCTGCCCCAGGTGCACCAGGCGCTGTCGGGTGTGGAGGCCGTCGTCGACAATCTGCTGCTGCTTTCGGGCACCCGGCGCGGTGTGTTGCGCGTCGGCTACCTGATCGGCACCGGTGCCGACCTGTTGTTCCGATTGGTCCGCCACTTCGAGTCCGCCTATCCCGAAGTCACCGTCGAGCCGATCGAGTTCGATTTCGCCGATCCCACGGCGGGCCTTGCCGACGGGAGCACCGAGGTCGCGATCATCCGCCCGCCGGTCGACCTGCCCGAGCATCGCGTACTCATCCTGGATTCCGAGTCGTGGGTCGCGTGTCTGCCGCGAGATCACCGGCTCGCCGACCGCACCGAGGTCGGAATCGCTGAGCTGCTCGACGATCCCATCGTGTGCGCTCCTCTCACGGCCGGCACGTGGCGGGACTACTGGCTGGCGATGGACGTCCGGGGTAACCGGCCACCGACCATCGCCGCGGTCGCCGCGACCTACGAGGCCGAGACGACGGCGATCGCGCGGGGACTCGGGATCAGCTTCACCACCTCGTCGGTGGCGCGTTTCTATGACCGGCCGGGGATCGTCTACGTGCCGATCTCCGACCGTCCGCTCAGTCATACCGCCCTGGCATGGAACCCCGCGGATCTCACCCCGCAGGCAGATGCGCTGGTGAGGTTGGTTCAGGCGCGCTGGGGAGTCGGTGGCGGCGACGACTCTGCCCAGGACTGA
- a CDS encoding APC family permease, with protein sequence MTDAVAPPTHSDTPAPLTSEDAKLAELGYTQKLDRSVGTLASFAIGFATISATTAVFTGFGAGYFTAGAPFVWTLLLAGAVFALWTFIAADLTAKLPLAGYSYQWISRINGPNLAWFTGFIALMGWVCGMTGVGFILSGYLGGLLGWSMTQTTQILLAIAVVFLCVLINIYGVRFATMVNNIGVSLELVITVGATALIAVIAFSTPENHQPISTLFTGGESGDKDSYMLAWLAAALGPFFGLIGVESGADVAEETKNARRVVPKTMFYALITSIVIEFLMYVVYVLAIKDPAAVEANSAAPIEEIITQQAGPVVTKIVVAIALTNILACLLANILVATRLTYSMARDNMLPFSHVWRHVSPKSKAPTYAVLGLGCLSTVLLLSALVNEKAFNYIIGIASLLFFFVYILQTIGLLVGYKRGTIPAPEPGTFDLGRFRLPLYVTALVVFLGVAVALLFLPQFTTNKWVFLGIVVIAALWWATGLTSRLSRGDAGADYAKTHNL encoded by the coding sequence ATGACCGACGCAGTAGCTCCACCCACTCATTCGGATACCCCTGCCCCCCTCACCTCCGAAGACGCCAAGCTGGCCGAGCTCGGCTACACCCAGAAGCTCGACCGCTCGGTCGGCACCCTGGCCTCGTTCGCCATCGGCTTCGCGACCATCAGTGCCACGACAGCGGTGTTCACCGGATTCGGTGCGGGTTACTTCACCGCAGGCGCGCCGTTCGTGTGGACGCTGCTGCTGGCCGGTGCGGTGTTCGCGCTGTGGACGTTCATCGCCGCCGACCTGACCGCCAAGCTGCCCCTGGCCGGCTACTCCTATCAGTGGATCAGCCGGATCAACGGGCCGAATCTGGCCTGGTTCACCGGGTTCATCGCGCTGATGGGCTGGGTCTGCGGTATGACCGGCGTCGGCTTCATCCTGTCCGGCTACCTCGGCGGGCTGCTGGGCTGGAGCATGACGCAGACGACTCAGATCCTGCTCGCCATCGCCGTGGTATTTCTCTGCGTGCTGATCAACATCTACGGTGTCCGCTTCGCCACCATGGTCAACAACATCGGCGTCAGTCTCGAACTCGTCATCACCGTCGGCGCCACCGCACTGATCGCCGTCATCGCCTTCTCCACACCGGAGAACCACCAGCCCATCTCCACCCTGTTCACCGGCGGCGAATCCGGGGACAAGGATTCCTACATGCTGGCCTGGCTGGCCGCCGCGCTCGGACCGTTCTTCGGACTGATCGGCGTCGAATCCGGTGCCGACGTCGCCGAGGAGACCAAGAACGCGCGACGTGTGGTCCCCAAGACGATGTTCTATGCGTTGATCACCTCGATCGTCATCGAGTTCCTGATGTACGTCGTGTACGTGCTGGCGATCAAGGATCCCGCTGCGGTGGAGGCGAATTCGGCCGCACCGATCGAGGAGATCATCACTCAGCAAGCCGGACCCGTCGTCACCAAGATCGTCGTCGCGATCGCGCTGACCAACATCCTGGCCTGCCTGCTCGCCAACATCCTGGTGGCCACCCGGCTGACCTACTCGATGGCCCGGGACAACATGCTGCCGTTCTCGCACGTCTGGCGCCACGTGTCGCCGAAGAGCAAGGCACCCACCTACGCAGTCCTCGGATTGGGTTGCCTGTCAACGGTTTTGCTGCTATCGGCGCTGGTCAACGAGAAGGCCTTCAACTACATCATCGGTATCGCCTCGCTGCTGTTCTTCTTCGTCTATATCCTGCAGACCATCGGCCTGCTCGTCGGCTACAAGCGGGGCACGATTCCCGCACCCGAGCCGGGCACCTTCGATCTGGGCCGGTTCCGCCTTCCCCTCTATGTCACCGCGCTGGTGGTCTTCCTCGGTGTCGCCGTCGCGCTGCTCTTCTTGCCCCAGTTCACCACCAACAAGTGGGTCTTCCTGGGCATCGTCGTGATCGCCGCCCTCTGGTGGGCCACCGGTCTGACGTCACGGCTGAGCCGTGGCGACGCCGGTGCCGATTACGCCAAGACCCACAACCTCTAG
- a CDS encoding aminotransferase class IV, producing the protein MSTGTSNLVAVEPGAIREDTPPGSVIQYSDYELDRSSPFAGGVAWIEGEFLPAEDAKISIFDTGFGHSDLTYTVAHVWHGNIFRLGDHLDRLLDGARKLRLDAGYTKDELADITKECVSMSQLRESFVNLTVTRGYGKRRGEKDLSKLTHQVYIYAIPYLWAFPPAEQIFGTTAIVPRHVRRAGRNTVDPTIKNYQWGDLTAASFEAKDRGARTAILLDSDNCVAEGPGFNVCIVKDGKLASPSRNALPGITRKTVFEIADQMGIEATLRDVTSHELYDADELMAVTTAGGVTPINSLDGEPIGNGEPGEMTVAIRDRFWALMDEPGPLIEAIEY; encoded by the coding sequence ATGAGCACAGGAACCTCCAACCTCGTGGCCGTCGAACCGGGAGCCATCCGGGAGGACACCCCGCCGGGATCGGTGATCCAGTACAGCGATTACGAGCTGGACCGCAGTAGTCCGTTCGCGGGCGGCGTCGCCTGGATCGAAGGAGAGTTCCTACCCGCCGAGGACGCCAAGATCTCCATCTTCGACACCGGCTTCGGACATTCCGATCTCACCTACACCGTCGCGCATGTGTGGCACGGCAACATCTTCCGGCTGGGAGATCACCTGGACCGGTTGCTCGACGGGGCCCGCAAGTTGCGTCTGGACGCCGGATACACCAAGGACGAGCTGGCAGACATCACCAAAGAATGCGTCTCGATGTCGCAGCTGCGGGAGTCCTTCGTCAATCTCACCGTCACCCGGGGCTACGGAAAGCGAAGGGGCGAGAAGGATCTGTCGAAGCTGACCCACCAGGTGTACATCTACGCCATCCCGTATCTGTGGGCGTTCCCTCCTGCCGAGCAGATCTTCGGGACCACCGCCATCGTGCCGCGCCATGTCCGCCGCGCCGGTCGCAACACCGTCGACCCGACCATCAAGAACTACCAGTGGGGCGACCTGACCGCGGCCAGCTTCGAGGCCAAGGACCGCGGGGCACGCACCGCGATCCTGCTCGATTCGGACAACTGTGTGGCCGAGGGACCGGGCTTCAACGTCTGCATCGTCAAGGACGGAAAACTGGCCTCCCCGTCGCGGAATGCGTTGCCGGGCATCACCCGCAAGACGGTCTTCGAGATCGCCGACCAGATGGGCATCGAGGCCACCCTGCGTGACGTCACCAGCCACGAACTCTACGACGCCGACGAATTGATGGCCGTCACCACCGCCGGCGGTGTCACCCCGATCAACTCCCTCGACGGAGAGCCGATCGGCAACGGTGAGCCCGGTGAGATGACCGTCGCCATCCGGGACCGCTTCTGGGCGCTGATGGACGAGCCCGGCCCGCTGATCGAAGCGATCGAATACTGA
- a CDS encoding SDR family oxidoreductase codes for MDNIRGKTIAITGAARGIGYATAKALLARGARVVIGDRDVALQESAVVELTKLGQVSGYPLDVTDRESFATFLDKARTDGGGHIDVLINNAGVMPVGPFLEETEQSVRSSLEVNVYGVLTGCQLALPDMVRRRSGHIINIASLSGLIPLPGQVVYVGAKYAVVGLSTALADEMAPHGVNVSVIMPPFTNTELISGTKSGGAIKPVEPEEIAAAIVKTLDKPKTHVSVPAPLRFTAQAAQMLPPKGRRAMNKALGLDTVFLEFDKSKRKAYEDRARAAQGVIESDGT; via the coding sequence ATGGACAACATCAGGGGCAAGACCATCGCGATCACCGGCGCCGCTCGCGGTATCGGTTATGCCACCGCCAAGGCTTTGCTGGCGCGCGGGGCACGCGTCGTCATCGGTGACCGCGACGTCGCGCTGCAGGAGTCGGCCGTCGTGGAGCTCACCAAGCTCGGCCAGGTGTCCGGCTACCCGCTCGACGTCACCGACCGCGAATCGTTCGCAACGTTCCTCGACAAGGCCCGCACCGACGGCGGCGGCCACATCGATGTGCTGATCAACAATGCCGGTGTGATGCCCGTCGGCCCGTTCCTCGAGGAGACCGAGCAGTCGGTGCGGTCCTCACTGGAGGTCAACGTCTACGGTGTGCTCACCGGCTGTCAGCTCGCGCTGCCGGACATGGTGCGCCGCCGCAGCGGCCACATCATCAACATCGCCTCGCTGTCCGGCCTGATCCCGCTGCCGGGACAGGTCGTCTACGTGGGAGCCAAGTACGCCGTCGTGGGCCTGTCCACCGCGTTGGCCGACGAGATGGCGCCGCACGGTGTCAACGTCTCGGTCATCATGCCGCCGTTCACCAACACCGAGCTGATCTCGGGTACCAAGTCCGGCGGCGCCATCAAACCCGTCGAACCCGAGGAGATCGCGGCCGCGATCGTCAAGACGCTCGACAAGCCCAAGACCCACGTCTCCGTTCCCGCCCCGCTGCGCTTCACCGCGCAGGCCGCGCAGATGCTGCCGCCCAAGGGTCGCCGCGCGATGAACAAGGCACTGGGCCTGGACACCGTGTTCCTGGAGTTCGACAAGAGCAAGCGCAAGGCGTACGAGGATCGGGCCAGGGCCGCCCAGGGCGTCATCGAATCCGACGGCACCTGA
- a CDS encoding GNAT family N-acetyltransferase, whose translation MVKTLRFVPVHQTDPLAEPLLAELTVEYSRRYGGTEAGVARWLRAHPAEEFAAPHGALLIGLDDGVPVTGGAFQRFDADTAELKRIWTAVEHRQRGYAKALLGELETLIAQRGYRRIYLTTGDRQPEAEALYESTGYTRLSEPLPKQGESYPIAFEKVLS comes from the coding sequence ATGGTGAAGACTCTGCGGTTCGTCCCGGTGCACCAGACCGACCCCCTGGCCGAACCGCTACTGGCCGAACTCACCGTCGAATACTCCCGGCGCTACGGCGGCACCGAGGCCGGTGTGGCCCGCTGGCTGCGGGCGCACCCGGCCGAGGAGTTCGCCGCACCACACGGTGCGCTGCTGATCGGGCTCGACGACGGTGTCCCGGTCACCGGCGGGGCGTTCCAGCGCTTCGATGCCGACACCGCCGAGCTGAAGCGGATCTGGACCGCCGTCGAACACCGCCAACGCGGCTATGCCAAGGCGCTGCTCGGCGAACTGGAGACGCTGATCGCTCAGCGCGGTTATCGGCGCATCTATCTGACCACCGGCGACCGCCAACCGGAGGCCGAAGCGCTCTACGAATCCACCGGCTACACGCGGCTGAGCGAGCCGCTGCCGAAACAGGGGGAGAGTTACCCGATCGCCTTCGAGAAGGTGCTGTCGTGA
- a CDS encoding LLM class flavin-dependent oxidoreductase, which yields MTAALSVLDLAPVSAGDSAAGALRKTVDLAQHAERWGYRRYWVAEHHYAAVASASPAVLIGQIAAATTSIQVGAAAVQLGHTTAIAAVESFATLDAFHPGRIDLGVGRSGQRRAEAIRQTPRAPRPPRVRHEVDGVVIPAPFDLSVQLRNPRLKATLSTLQQPEAVAPDFGEQVADILALLNGTFRVDGFDAHASPGEDTALRPWVFGTSSGQSARVAGSLGLPFVAAYHIVPATALEAVEAYRNAFRPSEVLAEPYVVVSADVLAADDSARAHHLARGFGHWVYSIRAGGGAVPYPDPDTVGPLTDEQLAVVQDRLDTRFVGSAEEVTERLAALQRVTGADELVITSVAFDHADRLRSHELIAAAWGS from the coding sequence GTGACGGCCGCGCTCTCGGTGCTCGACCTGGCCCCGGTATCGGCGGGGGACAGCGCGGCAGGTGCGTTGCGCAAGACGGTCGATCTGGCCCAGCACGCCGAGCGGTGGGGATATCGGCGGTACTGGGTGGCCGAACATCACTATGCCGCGGTGGCCAGCGCCTCGCCCGCGGTGCTGATCGGGCAGATCGCCGCCGCCACCACCAGCATCCAGGTCGGCGCGGCCGCGGTGCAGCTGGGGCACACCACCGCGATCGCTGCGGTGGAGAGCTTCGCGACGCTGGACGCCTTCCATCCGGGCCGCATCGACCTCGGTGTCGGACGGTCCGGACAGCGCCGCGCCGAGGCCATTCGACAGACGCCGCGCGCGCCCCGCCCGCCCCGGGTACGGCATGAGGTGGATGGCGTCGTCATACCGGCACCGTTCGACCTGTCGGTCCAACTGCGCAACCCGCGACTCAAGGCGACACTGAGCACACTGCAGCAACCCGAGGCAGTCGCCCCGGATTTCGGTGAACAGGTGGCGGACATCCTGGCGCTGCTGAACGGGACCTTCCGGGTCGACGGGTTCGACGCGCACGCCAGCCCGGGTGAGGACACCGCTTTGCGGCCGTGGGTCTTCGGCACCAGCAGCGGGCAGAGTGCGCGGGTGGCGGGCAGTCTCGGGCTGCCGTTCGTGGCCGCCTATCACATCGTCCCGGCCACCGCGCTGGAGGCAGTCGAGGCCTACCGCAACGCTTTTCGGCCGTCGGAGGTACTCGCCGAACCCTATGTGGTGGTCTCGGCCGACGTGCTGGCTGCCGACGACAGTGCCCGCGCCCACCACCTGGCCCGCGGCTTCGGCCACTGGGTGTACTCGATCCGGGCCGGTGGCGGCGCCGTCCCCTACCCCGACCCGGACACCGTGGGTCCGTTGACCGACGAGCAGCTGGCCGTGGTGCAGGACCGTCTCGACACCCGCTTCGTCGGATCCGCCGAAGAGGTCACCGAGCGGCTCGCCGCGCTGCAACGGGTCACCGGCGCCGACGAGCTGGTCATCACCTCGGTGGCATTCGACCACGCCGACCGATTGCGTTCCCATGAGCTGATCGCCGCGGCATGGGGGAGCTGA
- a CDS encoding class I SAM-dependent methyltransferase: protein MHADRQRAESFGSAAARYDRHRPRYPAALIADLIAHQGIRVLDVGAGTGIASAQLRAAGADVLAVEPDPQMAEVATAKGVSVELATFADWDPRGRVFDLVLFAQSFHWVEPADALAKVRGLLTPRGRLALVWNRIVAVSPTPETLAEAYAGLVEQPSRPSVDIEGAELDTLLAAAGMSHERRRYVEHPHYSCTEWVEMVTTYSNVLRLPAADQERVRTRLTALIGTGGVQATNDALAVLCLKR, encoded by the coding sequence CTGCACGCCGATCGGCAGCGAGCCGAATCCTTCGGTTCGGCGGCGGCCCGCTACGACCGCCACCGGCCCCGCTACCCCGCCGCGCTGATCGCCGACCTTATTGCCCACCAGGGGATCCGAGTGCTGGACGTAGGAGCCGGGACCGGTATTGCCAGCGCGCAGTTACGCGCGGCCGGCGCCGATGTGCTGGCGGTCGAACCTGATCCGCAGATGGCGGAGGTGGCCACCGCCAAGGGTGTGTCCGTGGAGTTGGCGACCTTTGCCGACTGGGACCCACGGGGCCGGGTCTTCGACCTGGTGCTGTTCGCCCAGTCGTTTCACTGGGTGGAGCCCGCCGACGCCTTGGCCAAGGTGCGCGGGTTACTCACTCCACGCGGCCGGCTGGCACTGGTCTGGAATCGGATCGTGGCGGTCTCGCCCACTCCGGAGACACTCGCCGAAGCCTATGCCGGTCTGGTCGAACAACCCAGCAGACCGTCGGTGGACATCGAGGGAGCCGAGCTGGACACGCTGCTGGCGGCGGCCGGGATGAGCCATGAGCGTCGCCGTTACGTGGAGCATCCGCACTACTCCTGCACCGAGTGGGTGGAGATGGTCACCACCTACTCCAACGTGCTGCGACTGCCGGCGGCCGATCAGGAACGCGTGCGGACCCGGCTGACCGCACTGATCGGTACCGGCGGCGTCCAGGCGACCAATGACGCGCTGGCCGTGCTGTGCCTCAAACGATGA
- a CDS encoding MBL fold metallo-hydrolase yields MAPVLTAVTERVHLAQTDLVNWTVVTDESGVLLIDAGYPGQRDEVLDSLRELGFGPADVRAILLTHAHVDHLGSAIWFAKTHDTPVYTHAAEVGHAQRQYLEQVSPVDVLTRAWQPRYLAWTLALARKGGLTHEGIPSALALDEDIAASLPGAPAAVPSPGHTGGHCSYLVDGVLVAGDALITGHPLSSRHGPQLLPTIFNHDHDGCLRSLAALSLLDTEVLVPGHGPLWRGSIRKAAETAAR; encoded by the coding sequence ATGGCTCCGGTTCTGACGGCCGTCACCGAACGCGTCCACCTCGCCCAGACCGACCTCGTGAACTGGACCGTGGTGACCGACGAATCCGGGGTACTGCTGATCGACGCGGGCTATCCAGGACAGCGTGACGAGGTCCTCGATTCACTGCGCGAGCTCGGTTTCGGTCCCGCTGATGTCCGGGCGATCCTGCTCACCCATGCCCACGTCGATCACCTCGGTTCGGCCATCTGGTTCGCGAAAACCCATGACACGCCGGTGTATACGCATGCCGCCGAGGTGGGTCATGCGCAGCGGCAGTACCTGGAACAGGTGTCCCCGGTCGACGTGCTGACCCGGGCGTGGCAGCCGCGCTATCTGGCCTGGACGCTGGCGCTGGCCCGCAAGGGCGGGCTGACCCATGAGGGCATCCCGTCCGCGCTGGCCCTCGACGAGGACATTGCGGCCTCGCTGCCGGGCGCACCGGCGGCGGTCCCCTCCCCCGGGCACACCGGCGGACACTGCTCCTATCTCGTCGACGGTGTGTTGGTCGCAGGCGATGCCCTGATCACCGGGCACCCGCTGAGCAGCAGGCATGGCCCTCAGCTGCTGCCGACGATCTTCAACCACGACCATGACGGGTGCCTGCGCAGCCTGGCCGCGCTCAGCCTGCTGGACACCGAGGTATTGGTGCCGGGGCACGGCCCGCTATGGCGCGGCTCGATCCGCAAGGCCGCCGAGACGGCGGCCCGATGA
- the fgd gene encoding glucose-6-phosphate dehydrogenase (coenzyme-F420), with translation MAELKLGYKASAEQFAPRELVELAVAAEEHGMDSATVSDHFQPWRHEGGHAPFSLAWMTAVGERTQRLQLGTSVLTPTFRYNPAVIAQAFATMGCLYPGRIFLGVGTGEALNEIATGYEGEWPEFKERYARLRESVRLMRELWLGDRVDFEGEYYKTKGASIYDVPEGGIPIYIAAGGPQVAKYAGRAGDGFICTSGKGEELYKEKLIPAMREGAEAAGKNAQDVDRMIEIKISYDTDPELALENTRFWAPLSLTAEQKHSIDDPIEMEKAADALPIEQVAKRWIVASDPDEAVEKVADYVKWGLNHLVFHAPGHDQRRFLELFKRDLEPRLRKLA, from the coding sequence ATGGCTGAACTGAAACTGGGCTATAAGGCGTCGGCGGAGCAGTTCGCGCCCCGTGAACTCGTCGAACTCGCCGTCGCGGCCGAAGAGCACGGCATGGACAGCGCCACCGTCAGCGATCACTTCCAGCCGTGGCGGCACGAGGGCGGTCACGCCCCGTTCTCGCTGGCCTGGATGACCGCCGTCGGCGAACGCACCCAGCGCCTGCAACTGGGCACCTCGGTGTTGACCCCGACGTTCCGCTACAACCCGGCCGTCATCGCCCAGGCGTTCGCCACCATGGGCTGCCTGTACCCGGGGCGCATCTTCCTCGGTGTCGGCACCGGTGAGGCACTCAACGAGATCGCCACCGGCTACGAGGGCGAATGGCCCGAGTTCAAGGAGCGCTACGCCCGGCTGCGCGAATCCGTGCGCCTGATGCGCGAACTGTGGCTCGGCGATCGCGTCGACTTCGAGGGCGAGTACTACAAGACCAAGGGCGCCTCGATCTACGACGTGCCCGAAGGCGGTATCCCGATCTACATCGCCGCAGGCGGCCCGCAGGTCGCCAAGTACGCCGGCCGGGCCGGGGACGGTTTCATCTGCACCTCCGGTAAGGGCGAAGAGCTCTATAAGGAAAAGCTGATCCCGGCCATGCGCGAGGGTGCCGAAGCCGCGGGCAAGAACGCGCAAGACGTCGACCGGATGATCGAGATCAAGATCTCCTACGACACCGATCCCGAACTGGCGCTGGAGAACACCCGATTCTGGGCACCGTTGTCGCTGACCGCCGAGCAGAAGCACTCCATCGACGACCCGATCGAGATGGAGAAGGCGGCCGACGCGCTGCCCATCGAGCAGGTAGCCAAGCGCTGGATTGTGGCGTCGGACCCCGACGAGGCCGTCGAGAAGGTGGCCGACTACGTCAAGTGGGGTCTGAACCACCTGGTGTTCCACGCCCCCGGCCACGACCAGCGCCGCTTCCTTGAGCTGTTCAAGCGGGATCTGGAACCGCGGCTGCGCAAGCTAGCGTGA